A single Scleropages formosus chromosome 4, fSclFor1.1, whole genome shotgun sequence DNA region contains:
- the slc37a2 gene encoding glucose-6-phosphate exchanger SLC37A2: protein MRSGLAPGIKLITSFSRDSWYRGFTLFLTFIFYTTYHLSRKPISIVKSELHRNCSIVIQPPDLNTTNNETWCDWAPFDQNNYQTLFGVLDNSFLVAYAIGMFFSGIFGERLPLRYYLSTGMLLSGFFTALFGLGFYWNIHSIWYYAFVQAMNGLVQTTGWPAVVACVGNWFGKGKRGFIMGIWNSHTSVGNILGSLIAGVYVSSAWGLSFIVPGIIIAATGVVCFFFLVERPEDVNCSPPNHHETSEQEPLLHNASSTEEIFSSPETTVRELPRDNEKAISFLGALQIPGVVEFSLCLLFAKLVSYTFLYWLPLYIANVAHFDSKGAGDMSTLFDVGGIVGGILAGLVSDYTDGRATTCWVMLIVAAPMLFLYNHVGQNGLPTTIGMLLLCGALVNGPYALITTAVSADLGTHKSLRGNSRALSTVTAIIDGTGSIGAALGPLLAGLISPTGWNNVFYMLIIADICACLLLSRLVYKEVRSWCGYTTRQRGFKEI from the exons ATGAGGTCTGGTTTGGCTCCGGGCATTAAACTCATCACCTCTTTCTCCAGAGACAGCTG GTACAGAGGCTTCACTCTGTTCCTTACATTTATCTTCTACACTACTTATCACCTGTCCCGGAAACCAATCAGCATTGTCAag AGTGAGCTGCACAGAAACTGCTCCATCGTGATTCAGCCACCAGACCTCAATACGACCAACAATGAGACATGGTGTGACTGGGCTCCTTTTG ACCAAAACAACTATCAGACACTGTTTGGAGTGCTGGACAACTCCTTCCTGGTGGCCTATGCCATTGGCATGTTTTTCAG TGGGATTTTTGGGGAGCGGCTGCCATTGCGTTACTACCTCTCCACAGGAATGCTGCTCAGTGGCTTCTTCACAGCTCTGTTTGGCCTGGGCTTCTACTGGAACATTCACTCCATTTGGTACTATGCCTTTGTCCAG GCCATGAATGGATTAGTGCAGACAACAGGCTGGCCAGCAGTGGTGGCCTGTGTTGGAAACTGGTTTGGAAAGGGGAA GCGAGGGTTCATCATGGGCATCTGGAATTCACACACATCAGTGGGAAACATCCTGGGATCTCTGATCGCAGGGGTCTATGTGTCTTCAGCCTGGGGGCTGTCCTTCATTGTACCTGGCATCATCATCGCCGCCACAGGAGTGGTCTGCTTTTTCTTCCTTGTGGAAA GACCTGAAGATGTGAACTGCAGCCCTCCAAATCATCAT GAGACTTCAGAGCAGGAGCCCCTCCTCCATAATGCCTCCAGCACAGAAGAGATCTTCAGCAGCCCTGAGACCACAGTGCGAGAGCTGCCCAGAGACAATGAAAAGGCCATCAGCTTTTTGGGGGCCCTTCAAATTCCA GGCGTTGTAGAATTCTCCCTCTGCTTACTCTTTGCCAAGTTGGTCAGCTACACGTTCCTCTACTGGCTGCCTCTGTACATTGCAAACGTTG CACATTTTGATTCCAAGGGAGCTGGGGACATGTCAACATTGTTTGATGTTGGAGGAATTGTgg GGGGCATCCTGGCAGGACTGGTGTCTGATTACACTGAtggcagagccaccacctgctgggTCATGCTGATTGTCGCCGCGCCCATG CTGTTCCTGTATAATCATGTCGGACAGAACGGCCTCCCCACCACCATTG GTATGCTGCTGCTGTGCGGGGCCCTGGTCAATGGTCCCTATGCCCTCATCACCACCGCTGTATCAGCTGACCTG GGAACACACAAAAGCTTGCGAGGCAACTCCAGGGCCTTGTCGACGGTTACTGCTATTATTGATGGGACGGGATCAATAG GTGCTGCTCTGGGCCCTCTGTTAGCTGGGTTGATTTCTCCAACTGGGTGGAAtaatgtgttttacatgttGATCATCGCAGACATCTGTGCTTGTTTG CTTTTGTCCAGACTTGTCTATAAGGAGGTGAGGAGCTGGTGTGGCTATACCACCCGGCAGAGGGG GTTCAAAGAAATCTGA